The genomic region CCACTACGCACCATGCAGTCCTGTCACCCATTTGCTCTAAATTAAATGGCAAAGCACATTTCAAGCTGCTTGGTAAACTTAATGGGAATGCTTTTCTACAATTGAAGTAAGAAAGGTTGGTCCTCCAGTTTAATGATAATGCCACAGAAAAATGCCAGCCTATGAGGTTGAGATCTACATTAAAATAAAAAGAGAGCTGCAAAGTGTCTTGATCTCAATTAGAGCTTTGGTTGTGCCACAATTTTACCTTCAAAGTGAAGATTGCACACTGGTCACTTCTACAAAAATTGCAATCAACTTAGATGGACAGATGTAGCTATTATAATCAGATTGGTGAAGAGGAGGTCAAGTATCTTCATTCTTTACATTGGCTCTCTCACCAGCCGCTGCAGCCTATCCTTCTGAACATTGGCTAGGTAGCTTCGTGTTTGCAATGTTGCGAATCCATTCAAGTCTTGCATggtatattctgtatttttgttATTCTCAGTACTTATGAAAATAACAAAAGTTAAAAGGGAGGTGTTGCATCTTAGTACGGCAAATGCAAGGAGGTAGTACACTGTTAAAGGCaagtccttaacagtgttgctgagcagagagatcttgggatccaagttcatagctccttgaaagaggctacacaggttgataaggtggttaaggcaGCTTATGGAAcgtttgcttttattagtcaaggcattgagttcaaaagttagaggttatattgcaactttggttaggccacatcagGAATACTGCATACAGTCCTGTATATtgctccactataggaaggatgttgaggctttggggaggatacagaagaggtttacctggatgctgcctggtgaaGAGGCCATGTACTATCATGAGAAggtggacaaacctgggttgttttctctgaagcggcagaggctgaaggaagatctgataaaggtttataagattatgtgaggcatagatagagtagacagggagcatctttttttcccagggtagtaatgtccaataccagagggcatgcactgaaactgagaAGAggcaggttcaaaggggatgcgAGGGGCAAGTTTCTACTCAGAATGGTGGATGACTggtatggtgatagaggcaaatacattaggggcttttaagagataggcacatgaatatgaggaaaatggaggtatatggacattgtgtgggtaggagggattagttttggtGTTTATTTACTTTTAGCTGGTCCGGcataacattttgggccgaagggcctccttctgtactgttttatgttctaatttCAAACATGGGTTTAACATTGAAGAATACTATTTCAACATATGAAGTAGTAGGTGGTCAGTATTTCGAAGCAAACAGCCTTGGCTTTGTTTGACTGATCCACCAAGTTTTGGCTCGATGTGACAACGCAAGGGCCAATGAATCAAATTTATGCACTCTATGCTAGAATCTCTCATGGGGCTGTCTTATTGGCATGGGACAGCGGAAGGAAATATAGAATATTTTTATAATACAGACCCAGAACTTATGGAGTAGGGGGACACTGGGTGAAAGAGTGGTGCTTAAGTAATCCACAGAACACTTTTCCAGTCAAGAAGAAATTCGGAAGTGGTCTGGCTGTAATTTACCATGTTTGATTTGTTTGTAGATGGTGTAGATACTTACACAGTTTTGTTGTTTATGCGGCAACAAATACACAATCGCTTCTTTATACTTTAAAGAATAACTGTTTATCATTAACTTTAGATTACTTTGCTACTTTCAGCCAGCCATTTGACCTCAAACCGTGAACACAAGATGTACCAAGCCCAAACTACTGGCATCAGCAATAATGCTACCAATCTTTTAAGTGGTGTATCTATATACAAATTGAAAAGTGGAATAATTTGATCCAAGGATAGTTAAAAAGTTCTGAGGGTGTAATAAgtttaaaattaatttaattttaaattacaTATGAATATTACAAGCACAAAATCTATGCAATCAGTATAAAATTGGTTTGTCCACTTTAATTAACACTTGCTGTAAGAGACACTGTAGTAACACGTACATTGACATATAAACAGTGTAACTGGAGACCAGAACGTTCTCCTTGTACTATTGAAAATGTTCACTGCTTAAGTCTACATTTAGTCCTTTGATAATGAATAATTTGCAGCATTTTAAATGGTACTCATTCTTTTCCAACAACTCAGATCTTAAAATacattttaataaaatacaaCAGAAACTTCTAATAtaggctttcataaatcaaaaatAACTTTTTATCCAAATTACCACAGAACTGGTTCATGCTTCAATAAGCATAAAAATTTCTATTATACAGCACAACAGAAACTAGGAAATAAATGCAAAGAATGATCAGTGCAAATATGAATTATCATACCAAACTGCATGCTGGAAGTATTCCATTGCTGTCCCCTAGACTGGTTTAAGAGAGTGGAATAACAGGCTTCTCAATTACAACTTCACACGAGTAGGTTTCTGAAATTAAATGTTTAATATGCACGTATAATGCTTTACTTCATATATATATTCTACCCAAAATCAGAATTGATACAAACAAAATAATTAACCGGTCTCCCATATTTCAACTGTTTAATATTGTGCAAGTCATGGAAGAAATGAAGATTTACAAACTAAAAACTTATCCTCCAATCCACTGGAGTTGCACTTATGGCTTAAGAGCAACTATCCACTATTTTAACTTCTTAAAAAGATTAAGAAAAAGAATGAATTTGTTATGCATTTATGTCAATATTTCATTCATTTTTTACTGAACAAGTGGCTCCAATGCAATGTCACAAAATATTGCAATATTAGGATAGCAAGCGTAACAGAATCCTTTACACTTCATTTAAATTGCACAAAAATATTTTTATAGATATCCAGTGAAATTTCAAAATTGAGTTTATAATTCTGTACAAGTTAAAACCTTCTGAGAGGCTGGTAAACTATAATTGGCTCAGCTGTTAAGAAAATAAAGTTAACTGACCTTTACCAAACAAAAAAACCTTACAATGGCAGTCagaaatggaaaataaatcaattgTGCTTTTTTATTCTAATGATTTTGCAAATTCAGCATAATCAATGTATCCATCATTATTTTTGTCATCATCTCTTAAAATATCATCAATTAAACTAACGATTTCCTCCTCACCCATGGGCTGCCCTTGGCCTCCACTTTCCTGCATAGGAAGACAGAtcagaaaaaaaaagttatttgAGTGTGTGAAAACTAGGTTTTATACAAAAAAGATAGTTTACTTATGTAAATGTTTAAACAGAGGTTAATTTGAATTATTAGCATTTACGAGCATTTACAGCTATGCATTTTAATAGGTTCAGCTTCAATTAATACATCCTATGGGATTCTTCTTTTCCTTTACAGATGCTACTGAGTTTAATTTTATTCTGTTTCATTAATTTACAATTTGCAGCCCAGTACTTAATAAAATTGGATCATCATTTACACCCTGTACAAAACCTAGTAAATTATTTATTACAACTGCAAAAAAAAGTATGCTGCAAGTCATGCTTCTAGCTGCAGTCATACTGTCAATTTTTGCAGTAATAAAAAGTGATTTAAAAGTTGCAAAGTGCTGTGAACCACTTATTTAATTCAGATCCTGATTAAAAATGCTTTTAAATCAAATGCTAATAATCACTGCAAATTCCATAGGGACCAGAATCACAAAGACCTGGAAAGCTCTAGGTTCTAAATCAACATAGATTTCACCCGATAAACCAGAAAAGACTGGTGAAAACTTAACATTTACCTCTTTATGTACATGTGCAATGGCTGAAATTAACTCCAATCCATCAAGTAAGTTATTCCCATCGTAATCATGCATTTTAAAATAATGAAGTTGAAGTTCTTGCGGTGTCATCTCAGATTCGGGTTTGTCTATAACACCATCTAAATGCTCCATTATATGACTGGAAAATTAATAGAAGTTCATTTGTTACAAGCATTGCGTCCATTCAAAAACAGCAAATTAGGGTGACTAAAAAGCATATCTATTAGAGAATGTTCTGGAACATTAAAATGAAAGATACAGTGTAAACAAATAGATTTCTCTTATTTAGCACACAACAAAAACTAGCAAATTATACTAACTTTTCATCAGGAGGTCCGATATGAATTTCTAAGAAGTTATTGCATACTCATATTACATAGCAATCCGTTCATCATAAAACAAATAATATTTCCCAGCTTCCAGCACTGTTCATCACCCCTAAAGTTACTTCAGCTAAGCAGCCAGGACATGGACAATGCAGAATGGAAAATTACAAAGCCCTTTGGTTTAATTAGTAACCAATCTGATTTCTTCAAGCTAAACACTTAGAAAGATGGTACTGGCAGGTCCAAGTGCAAGTTCAAAAATGATTTGTATTCATTTAAGTATTTCTGACTATatttgagttcctccaaaataataTATCATTGCAATAAAATGGTTGTTTGCTCAAGCCTTTATAGTTTCACATTCGTTCTTGAATTGAATCCATTTCTAATGATACAATTCTGTTTTGATACGAAGTATGGAGTTGCAATTCGGAAGTTCCAAAAAAGCACATAAACGTTAACTAGAAAAATTCCAAAAAGCAATACAATAGATTTTTAACGATTTCAGTTACAAATCTGAGCATAAAAAATCCACCTTGTATAGTTACGTGATGATTGGCCTTGCAATTAATAGAAAACTAATTGATAAAgcattggtgaagcctcaccttgagtaccgtgaacagttttggacgccttattttagaaaagatgtgctgatgattggagagggtccagaggtggttcacaaggatgattccaggaatgaaagggttatcatatgacaaacatttgatggctctggatctgcactggctggaattcagaaggatggcggggggggggggggggggaatctcattgaaacattttgaatgttgaaaggcctagacagagtagatgtggaaaggatgtctcccatggtgggagagtctaggacaagagggcacaacctcaggatagaggagtatccatttaaaacagagatgctgaggaatttctttagccaaaggctggtgaatttgtggaatttgttgccacatgcagctgtggaggccaggtcgttgggtatatttaaggcagagactgataggttcttgattggacatggcatcaaaggtcacggggagaaggccaggaactggggttgaggaacaGAAAAAGAAacgatcagtcatgattgaatggcacagtAGAttcgataggccagatggcctaattctgctccaatgtcttatggtctataaacTACCTACCCATCATATATATGGGAGAAACTAAGTTTGCAATCTCCAGGCACACAGCGAGAGAGGATTAGAGGTCCCTTTTCAATTTTCCTATTCCAGCTTCTCCTGAAGTGCAGTATGTTGTTGGAGGGAGTTGGGTATCACCAGTGTTATCAAGGACATGTTCCTACCATATTGCCTCATTCTGTGATGGCTAAGGTATCTGGTGTATGAACCCCAGAGACCAGAATATCTGCAACAATCAAGCAGAAAATTGAAGAGGCATCTGTTCAAAATGTGCCTGGCATGTTTCAGGACTATTCTGAAGTGTTTGTGACCTTGATTCCAAGCAAATAAAGACATATCCTTATGTTTCAAGCTCAAGCAACAGAGCTGTTCCCCCTCTGCTTTAAGCACATGAAGAAATAAGTGAACAGAGGAGCAAATTATTGAAGTAACTACATCCAAACAAATTGAAAATATTCCAAGTTAAAAACAGACTTTTTACTTGCAAAAACAAATGTTCAATTAGGTACAACTGGTAAACTAGAAAGGAATTACAAATAGAGAAAACTGCTTTAGTAGAATATATTTTCCTTATTGCAGAAAGTGAGTTACATACTCTTTGTCTTGAACAAGATTTTTGTCTAGACGAATGTTTGGTCGGTGACCCTCAGTAATTTCAGGATCATGTGCTGGATGGTCTTGAGCATGAGTCGAAAACAGGTGTTGCCTGCCTGACAGTACAAGACACAAGAATCCTATAAAGCAGCTCCTTGCAATTCTATTGCTGCATTCCATGGTCTCAAACCTGCATAAAAGTGGCAGAGATTATTTCAATAAGAGCAATGAACTGCTGTAGTCCTTAACATTGTTCAGAAGACTAAGTACTTTTATTATGTAATAGTTGGAATTCAGAAGTAAAACTTCATAATATTAAAAGTTCCTGCAAAAATGAGGAATTCCACTTAATTACTCTTTCTCTTAAAAAGCTCGATGGAATTCATGCATTTGAAGGACTAAAGGGTTCAAGTTAACCACACATCACTGGAAGATCAAATTGTCAAAATTTTGTACCAATTTTGCTTGtttgactatttattatttcagcTTCtatcaacaacaacaacaaatataaataagtacCTTTAAAACAGCAAGTTGCTTTTCAGGAATATTACTAAATTAcatgaaaaaaaatctcaggtcAGTTGACCAAAAACCTTGGGGAGTTCTTTTTAAGTCCTCCAAAAAGGTAGGTGGTCCATATAGATTTGTTGCCTGCACTCTACTAAACTCAGAAGAAGTGAACAATTCAAAGCTTGTGCTTCAAAA from Mobula birostris isolate sMobBir1 chromosome 8, sMobBir1.hap1, whole genome shotgun sequence harbors:
- the LOC140202172 gene encoding multiple coagulation factor deficiency protein 2 homolog isoform X1, which gives rise to MAWERFETMECSNRIARSCFIGFLCLVLSGRQHLFSTHAQDHPAHDPEITEGHRPNIRLDKNLVQDKDHIMEHLDGVIDKPESEMTPQELQLHYFKMHDYDGNNLLDGLELISAIAHVHKEESGGQGQPMGEEEIVSLIDDILRDDDKNNDGYIDYAEFAKSLE
- the LOC140202172 gene encoding multiple coagulation factor deficiency protein 2 homolog isoform X2 — its product is MECSNRIARSCFIGFLCLVLSGRQHLFSTHAQDHPAHDPEITEGHRPNIRLDKNLVQDKDHIMEHLDGVIDKPESEMTPQELQLHYFKMHDYDGNNLLDGLELISAIAHVHKEESGGQGQPMGEEEIVSLIDDILRDDDKNNDGYIDYAEFAKSLE
- the LOC140202172 gene encoding multiple coagulation factor deficiency protein 2 homolog isoform X3, with product MAWERFETMECSNRIARSCFIGFLCLVLSGRQHLFSTHAQDHPAHDPEITEGHRPNIRLDKNLVQDKDHIMEHLDGVIDKPESEMTPQELQLHYFKMHDYDGNNLLDGLELISAIAHVHKEESGGQGQPMETYSCEVVIEKPVIPLS